CCGCGTAGACGATCTCGGCCCGCAGATAGTCCTCGGCCGCGCCGAGCGGCTCGCCGAGGCGCGGATCGGCGGCGATCAGCTCCAGCACCTCCTCGACCATCGCGCCGTAGCGGTTGAGCAGATGCTCCACGCGCACCACATGCAGTCCGGTGCGCGCGGCGATCCCCGCGCGCGCGTTCCACAGGGCGCGGTAGCCCTCGGCGCCGAGCAGTGGGGTGTCCTCCGTCACGCACGCCGCCACCCGCTGGTCGAGACCGTGCACCGCCTCGTCCACCGCGTCCTTCGCCATGACCCGGTACGTCGTGTACTTGCCGCCCGCGACGACGACCATGCCCGGCACCGGATGCGCCACGGTGTGCTCGCGCGACAGCTTGCTCGTCGCGTCGGACTCGCCGGCCAGCAGCGGGCGCAGCCCGGCGTACACGCCCTCCACGTCGTCACGCGTCAGCGGGACGGCCAGGACCTCGTTGACGTGTTGCAGGAGGTAGTCGATGTCCGCGCTGGAGGCGGCCGGGTGCGCCTTGTCGAGGTCCCAGTCGGTGTCGGTCGTGCCGACGATCCAGTGCCGGCCCCAGGGGATGACGAACAGCACCGACTTCTCGGTCCGCAGGATCAGTCCGGTCGAGGAGTGGATGCGGTCCTTGGGGACGACCAGGTGGATGCCCTTGGAGGCCCGGACGTGGAACTGTCCGCGCTCACCGATCAGCGCCTGGGTGTCGTCCGTCCACACCCCCGTCGCGTTGACGATCTGCTTGGCCCGGATCTCGTACTCACCCGCGGCGTCCACGTCCCGCACCCGGGCCCCGACGACCCGCTCGCCCTCGCGCAGGAAGCCGACCACACGGGCGCGGCTGGCGACATGCGCCCCGTAGCTCGCCGCCGTACGCACGAGGGTGGCCACATAGCGCGCGTCGTCCATCTGGGCGTCGTAGTACTGAAGCGCTCCGACCAGGGCGTCCTTCTTGAGCGCCGGGGCCACCCGCAGCGCGTTCCGGCGGGAGAGATGCCGGTGCGTCGGCAGGCCCCGGCCGTGGCCCGCCGAGACCGACATCGCGTCGTACAGCGCGACGCCCGATCCCGCGTAGAGCCGCTCCCATCCCTTGTGCCGCAACGGATAGAGGAACGGAACGGGCTTCACCAGGTGCGGGGCCAGCCGCTCCAGCAGCAGCCCGCGCTCCTTCAGTGCCTCCCTGACCAGCCCGAAGTCGAGCATCTCCAGATAGCGCAGGCCGCCGTGGATCAGCTTGCTCGACCGGCTCGACGTGCCCGACGCCCAGTCGCGCGCCTCCACGAGCCCGGTCGAGAGGCCGCGGGTGACGGCGTCGAGCGCCGTCCCGGCGCCGACCACCCCCGCGCCCACGACCAGCACGTCCAGTTCACGCTCGGCCATCTCCGCCAGAGCCGTGGCGCGCTCCTCGGGTCCCAGTGTCGCTGTCCTCACCGCTGCCTCCCGTCGCCCCCGTGTTGTTCGGGCTATTCGATTCTGTCCGCCCTCACCGACTTCAGCCACCGGCTGTGGACAACACCGGACGACAGACGAATCCGGTCCGCCAAATCCACCGACTTGCCCCGTATTGCACGGCCATGTAATGACGCATATCGGTCATATTTACGCCTAGTCTGACATTGCGCTCGCTCGTTCTGTCCACACGGGTTGCGCTCTCTGTCGCCTCCGGTTATGGGAAAGGACGGCCCACATGCCCGCAGACCTCGCCGTCATCGGACTCGGCCATCTCGGCCTGCCCCTCGCCCAGGCCGCCGTGGCGGCCGGCATCGAGACCGTCGGCTACGACACCGACCCCCGGCCCGTCGCCGAACTGGCCGCCGGCCGCACCCCCGTCGACGGCTCGCTCGCCGCCTCCGAGGTGCGCCGGATGCTGGCCGGCGGCTTCCGGCCCACCACCAACCCGACCGAGCTGGGCCGGGTCCGCACCGCCGTCATCTGCGCCCCCACCCCCCTGGGCCCCGACCGGACACTCGACCTCACCGCCGTCGGCGAGGCCGCCCGCGCCCTGGCCGCCCGGCTGCGCCCGCACACCACCGTGCTCCTCGAATCCCCGGCGGGCCCCGGCACCACGGAAGGGTTCCTGCGCACCATCCTGGAGGAGGGCTCCGGCCTGCGCGCCGGACGCGACTTCCACCTCGCCTACTCCCCCAGCCGTCTCGACCCCGGCCGCCGCACCCACGGCCACCACAACACCCCCAAGGTGATCGGCGGACTCACCCCGGCCTGCACCGAGTCGGCCGCCGCCTTCTACGGACGCCTCACCGACAAGGTCGTCCGCGCGCGCGGACCGCGCGAGGCCGAGACCGTCAAACTCCTCGAAACCAACTTCCGGCACGTCAACATCGCGCTCGTCAACGAGATGGCCGTCCTCTGCCACGACCTCGGCGTCGACCTCTGGGACGTCATCCGCTGCGCCGAGACCAAGCCGTTCGGCTTCCAGGCGTTCCGCCCCGGCCCCGGCGTCGGCGGCCACGGCGTCCCCATGGACCCCAGCTACCTCCCGCACGCCGGGCGCACCCCCGGCCACCCGCTGCGGATGGTCGGCCTCGCCCAGGAGATCAACACCCGGATGCCGCAGTACGTGATCCAGCGCTGCGCCACCCTCCTCAACGAGCACGGCAAGTCCGCGCGCGGCGCCCGCGTCCTGCTGCTCGGCGTCACGTACAAGCAGGACCACGCCGACCAGGAGAGCTCACCGGCCACCGAGATCGCCCGCCGGCTGATGGACCTGGGCGCGGCCGTCAGCTATCACGATCCGCACGTCCCCGACTGGCGCGTCCGCGAGCTGCCGGTGCCGCGCGCCGACTCTCTTTACGAGGCCGCCGCGCACGCGGATCTGACGGTGCTGCTCCAGCACCACCGGACGTACGACCTCCAAGGGCTCGCCGTGAAGGCGCAGTTGCTGCTCGACACGCGGGGAGCGAGCCCGGCGGGCGCGGCACACCGGCTCTGACGGCGCGGACGGGAAGGACGGCGGGGCCACCGAGGACGGCCGGCAACCGGTGCGCCGCTTGGCCACAGCCGGGCAATTGCCTACTGCGGTGTCGTAGCGGACTGCTATGGTCCAGGGCGCTCGTACAACGGTGCGGGCATTCCTGGGGGGATTTCTCAAATGAGCCAGTCTGTTCCGCCGCCCGGCAACCCGTTCGGCGGCGATTCCGTGCCGCCCGCCTCCGGCAACGCGCCCGTTTCCGGCAACCCGTACGCGAGCGGCCCCGTACCGCCGTCTTCCGGCAACCCCTTCGCCGGTGGCCCCGCCGCCCCCGCCTCCGGCAACCCGTTCGCGCCCGCGCCGCCGCCCGCGCCGGTCCGGAACAACCTCGCTCTGGGTCTGGGAGCCGCGGTGGTCACCGCGATCGTCGCCGCCGCGATCTACGGCGGTATCGCCGGTGCCATCGAGAGCGAGATCGGTTTCGCCGCCATCGGCGTCGGTTTCCTCATCGGCCTGGTCGCCGGCAAGGTCGGCGGGCGCAACCCGATCCTCGCCGTGGCCAGCGCCGTCCTCGCCCTGGGCGCCGTCTACCTGGGCCAGATCTTCGGCATCGCGATCATCGGGTCCGACGAGCTGGGTGTGCCCGTGACGGACATGCTCTTCGACAACTTCGGCCTGCTGACCGAGGCGTGGAACATGGGCAAGGAAGCGATGACGTTCCTGTTCTTCGCCCTCGCCGGGTTCGCGGCGTTCTCGGCGGCGAAGAAAGCCTGACCCGTCCGGCCGGGGCACCCCGCCCCGGCCGCCCCCGGTCCGTCACCGGTACGAACGCCGACATCGACACGGACATAGACACGAAACGGCGGGTGTCCGTACGGACCGGGCAGCCGGACCGGCGCTCGGCCGGTCAGCTCCGCCACCAGTCGTCCAGCGGGGTGACCGGCACGGTCCGCTTGTGCCGGGTCGCCAGGAAGACCGACTCCAGCCTGGCCGCCACCTCCGGAGTGACGCCGGCGCCCTCCAGATAGTCGTCGATCTCGGCGTACGTCAGCCCGAGCGCCACCTCGTCCGGCAGCGCGGGCCGGTCGTCCTCCAGATCGGCGGTCGGCACCTTCTCCCAGACACTGGACGGAGCGCCCAACTCCCGTAGCAGGGAAGCACCCTGACGCTTCGTCAGTCCGGTCAGCGGTGTGAGGTCGACACCCCCGTCGCCGTATTTGGTGAAGAACCCGGTCACCGCCTCCGCCGCGTGGTCCGTCCCCACGACGAGCAGTCCCAGCTGACCGGCGACCGCGTACTGGATCACCATCCGCTCACGGGCCTTGATGTTGCCCCGGACGAAATCCCGCAGCCGGGACTCGTCCCCCAGCAGTTCCCGCACACCGCGGGCCGCCTCGGCGGCGACGGCGTCCGCGCCCGGCTTGACGTTCACCTCGATCGAGCGGTCCGGCCGGACGAACTCCAGCGCGATCCGCGCGTCGTCCTCGTCGGCCTGGACGCCGTACGGCAGCCGTACCGCGACGAAGGTCGCCTCGTGCCCCTCGGCACGCAGTTCCTCCGCGGCGAGCTGGCAGAGCCGCCCCGTCAGGGTGCTGTCCTGACCGCCGCTGATCCCCAGCACATAGCCGGTGGCCGGGGTCGACCGCAGAAAGTCCTTGAGGAAGCCGACCCGTCGCCGGATCTCCGCCCCCGGCTCGATGACCGCCCTGACGCCGAGTTCCGCCTGTATCCGTTCGCGTAGATTCGCCACGCGCGCCACTGTACTGACCGCGCTCCGACCGGTCGCCGGGGCCCGGAAACAGGGAGCAGGGAGCAGGAGACAGTGAGCCCGCATGCACGGAGCCCGAATCCCGGGAGCCCCGAGACACTGCGCCGGGCACACGGAAACGCCCCGGACCCGTGTCCGGTTGGTTCCACAACCACGGGTCCGGGGCGTCGCGTGCGTGCGCTCAGCGGCTGTGCTGCGAGTCCGCGACCGTCACCTCGACGCGCTGGAACTCCTTGAGCTCGCTGTAACCCGTCGTCGCCATCGCCCTCTTGAGCGCGCCGAAGAAGTTCATCGACCCGTCGGGGCTGTGCGAGGGCCCGGTCAGGACCTCCTCGGTCGTACCGACCACACCCAGGTCCACCAGCTTGCCGCGCGGCACGTCCTCGTGGACGGCCTCCATGCCCCAGTGGTGCCCGTTGCCCGGCGCGTCGCTCGCCCGCGCCAGCGGGGAGCCCATCATCACCGCGTCGGCACCGCACGCCACGGCCTTCGGCAGGTCGCCGGACCAGCCCACCCCGCCGTCGGCGATCACATGCACGTACCGCCCGCCGGACTCGTCCATGTAGTCCCGCCTGGCGGCGGCCACGTCCGCGACGGCCGTCGCCATCGGCACCTGGATACCCAGCACGTTACGGGTGGTGTGCGCGGCGCCGCCGCCGAAGCCGACCAGCACCCCGGCCGCGCCCGTGCGCATCAGGTGCAGCGACGCGGTGTACGTGGCGCAGCCGCCGACGATGACCGGGACGTCCAGTTCGTAGATGAACTGCTTGAGGTTCAGCGGCTCGGCCGCGCCCGAGACATGCTCGGCGGAGACCGTCGTGCCCCGGATGACGAAGATGTCGACCCCGGCGTCCACGACGGCCTTGGAGAACTGCGCGGTGCGCTGCGGCGAGAGCGCGGCGGCCGTGACCACGCCCGAGTCGCGCACCTCCTTGATACGCCGCCCGATCAGCTCCTCCTGGATCGGCGCGGCGTAGATCTCCTGGAGCCTGCGGTTGGCCGTCGCCCCGTCCAGCCCGGCGATCTCGTCCAGCAGGGGCTGCGGGTCCTCGTAACGGGTCCACAGTCCTTCGAGGTTGAGCACACCGAGACCGCCCAGCTCACCGATGCGGATCGCCGTCGCCGGCGACACGATGGAGTCCATGGGGGCGGCCAGGAAGGGCAGTTCGAAGCGGTAGGCGTCGATCTGCCAGGCGATCGAGACCTCCTTCGGGTCGCGGGTGCGCCGGCTGGGGACGACGGCGATGTCGTCGAAGGCGTACGCCCGGCGTCCGCGCTTGCCGCGGCCGATCTCGATCTCAGTCACGATGTGTGGCCTTTCCTCTGCGTCTGCCGGTCCAGTATCCCCGAACCGTCCCGGCACGCCCGTGAGGGGCGGTCCCGAAAGCTGTCGGGACCGCCCCTCACGGGCGTGCGGGAGGCCGTGTCAGCGCCGGGTGTAGTTCGGCGCCTCGACCGTCATCTGGATGTCGTGCGGGTGGCTCTCCTTGAGACCGGCGGAGGTGATCCGTACGAAACGGCCGTTCTCCTGGAGCTCCGGAACGGTGCGCCCGCCGACGTAGAACATCGACTGCCGCAGGCCGCCGGTCAGTTGGTGCACGACCGAGGAGAGCGGGCCCCGGTACGGCACCTGGCCCTCGATGCCCTCGGGCACCAGCTTCTCGTCGGACGCCACGCCCTCCTGGAAATACCGGTCCTTGGAGAACGAGCGCTGGTCGCCACGGCTCTGCATGGCGCCCAGCGAGCCCATGCCTCGGTACGACTTGAACTGTTTGCCGTTGATGAACATCAGCTCGCCCGGCGACTCCTCGCAGCCCGCGAGCAGCGAGCCGAGCATCACCGTGTCGGCGCCCGCGACCAGGGCCTTGGCGATGTCGCCGCTGTACTGGAGGCCGCCGTCGCCGATGACCGGGACGCCCGCCGCCTTGGCGGCCAGCGCCGCCTCGTAGATCGCGGTGACCTGCGGGACGCCGATACCGGCGACGACGCGGGTCGTACAGATGGAACCGGGGCCCACACCGACCTTGATGCCGTCGACACCGGCGTCGATCAGCGCCTGCGCGCCGTCGCGGGTGGCGATGTTGCCGCCGACGACATCGACGGAGCCGTTCGACTTGATCTTCGAGACCATGTCGCCGACGAGCCGCGAGTGGCCGTGGGCGGTGTCGACCACGATGAAGTCGACGCCCGCCTCGATGAGGGCCTGGGCGCGCTCGTACGCGTCCCCGGCGACACCGACGGCCGCGCCGACGATCAGCCGGCCCTCGCCGTCCTTGGCGGCGTTCGGGTACTTCTCCGCCTTGACGAAGTCCTTGACCGTGATGAGGCCCTTGAGCAGACCCGCGTCGTCCACCAGCGGCAGCTTCTCGATCTTGTGCCGGCGCAGCAGCTCCATGGCGTCCACGCCGGAGATGCCGACCTTGCCGGTGACCAGCGGCATCGGCGTCATGACCTCGCGCACCTGGCGCGTACGGTCCGACTCGAAGGCCATGTCACGGTTGGTGACGATGCCGAGCAGCTTGCCCGCGCGGTCGGTGACCGGGACGCCGCTGATCCGGAACTTGGCGCAGAGCCGGTCCGCCTCGCCGAGCGTCGCGTCGGGGTTGACCGTGATCGGGTCGGTGACCATGCCGGACTCGGAGCGCTTCACGAGGTCGACCTGGTTGGCCTGGTCGGCGATGGAGAGATTGCGGTGCAGGACGCCCGCGCCGCCCTGCCGCGCCATGGCGATGGCCATGCGCGCCTCGGTGACCTTGTCCATCGCCGCCGACAGCAGCGGGATGTTCACCTTGACGTTCTTCGAGAGGTACGAGGAGGTGTCGATCTCGTCGGGCGCCATGTCGGACGCGCCCGGGAGCAGCAGCACGTCGTCGTATGTCAGCCCGAGCGTCGCGAACTTCCCGGGCACTCCGTCGACGTTTGCAGTCATGACACCTTCCCCAATGGCCTTGCTCGGTGCGGACGCCCATGCTAACGGGAAGCGGGGGCGTCTGATTCCACGCTCCGGACGCCCGGCCGGTACGCCTGCCCCGGGCGCCCGCCGCGGATGCCGGGCGCCTGCCGCTCGGGACGTCTGCCGCTCGATACTGCCCGGGACGTCTACTGCCCGGGACGTCTACTGCTCGGCCAGCGCGCGCAGTCTGCTGAGCGCGCGGTGCTGTGCGACCCGTACGGCGCCGGGCGACATGCCCAGCATCTGCCCGGTCTCCTCGGCGGTCAGCCCGACCGCGACCCGCAGCACCAGCAGCTCGCGCTGGTTGTCGGGGAGGTTGGCGAGGAGTTTCTTGGCCCACTCGGCGTCGCTGCTGAGCAGTGCGCGCTCCTCGGGACCGAGGGAGTCGTCGGGCCGTTCGGGCATCTCGTCCGAGGGCACCGCCGTGGAGCCCGGGTGCCGCATGGCCGCCCGCTGGAGATCGGCGACCTTGTGCGCGGCGATGGCGAAGACGAACGCCTCGAAGGGGCGCCCCGTGTCCTTGTAGCGCGGCAGCGCCATCAGTACGGCGACGCAGACCTCCTGCGCGAGGTCCTCCACGAAGTGGCGGGCGTCGCCGGGCAGTCGGTTGAGCCGGGTGCGGCAGTAGCGCAGCGCGAGAGGGTGCACCCGGGCCAGAAGATCGTGCGTGGCCTGCCCGTCCCCCTCGACGGCACGATGAACGAGCGCACCGATCACCGTGGTCTCGTCATCGCGCATCGGACCATGGTGCCCCGATGGCCTTCGATCCGTGGCACCGCGTTCGTAGTTGTGCACCGAAGCGTTATGAGCAGGTGCGCCGGAACTCATCTCTGGCGCCCTCCTCTTCCGCTCGACCGACTCGTCCCCGAGGAACTCCACAACTCAAGGATGCGGCATCGGGCGGGAAACTGTGGCGTACGGGCGCCGCCGGCCCGTTCCGCCGCCCCGTCCGCCGCAGGGCGGACGGGGTTCCGCGACGGTCCGGAGGAGTTGCCCGTACGGCTCCGACCAGGGCCGACCCGGGGCGCGCGGCCCTGTCCGGCGGACAGGCCTAGCGGACGAGACCCCAGCGGAATCCGAGGGCCACGGCGTGCGCGCGGTCCGAGGCGCCGAGCTTCTTGAACAGCCGGCGGGCGTGGGTCTTGACCGTGTCCTCGGAGAGGAACAGCTCACGCCCGATCTCCGCGTTCGACCGCCCGTGGCTCATGCCTTCGAGCACCTGGATCTCCCGCGCGGTGAGCGTCGGCGCGGCGCCCATCTCGGCCGACCGCAGCCGGCGCGGGGCGAGCCGCCACGTGGGGTCGGCGAGCGCCTGCGTCACCGTCGCGCGAAGCTCCGCGCGGGACGCGTCCTTGTGCAGATAGCCGCGGGCACCGGCGGCGACCGCGAGTGCGACACCGTCCAGGTCCTCGGCGACCGTGAGCATGATGATCCGGGCGCCCGGATCGGCGGACAGCAGCCGCCGGACGGTCTCGACACCGCCCAGACCGGGCATGCGTACGTCCATCAGAATCAGATCCGAGCGGTCGGCGCCCCAGCGGCGGAGGACTTCCTCACCGTTGGCCGCGGTCGTCACGCGCTCGACGCCGGGCACGGTCGCAACCGCGCGGCGCAGCGCCTCTCGGGCAAGCGGGGAGTCGTCGCAGACGAGGACGGATGTCATGGCCGCCCTCCGCAGCTGATGCGCGTCACCTTGAGCCTCCAGGCTGAGTACATGTGTTCACCTGTGCGATTGACGCCATCGGGCATGTGCCCGATCGCCAGTTCCTTCAACCGCCTCGACCACTCAACGACGGTCACTCGAAAGAGTTACGGGTCAGGAATCGCTCTCGGCACTCTACGTGAGGGTGCGGACACAGAGCAGAGCCTCGCAGGTCATCGTGCGATCACTCTGTGCCATGCCCCATTTAGCGCCTTTTCCGAGCTTTAGCTAGTGTCTGTAGCTAAATTGGCAATGAGTCATATTTACATCTACTTACACAGGAGATGTACGGTCATGCGCACGATGCGGTCAGCGCGTCGGGCTCCTGCCCGGCGCCCTGGGGCGCATCCCACGCCCTGGCGACCCCCGCTTCCACGGATTCAAGGGGACATGAGCAATGGCAGATTTCTCCCGCCTTCCCGGACCCAACGCGGATCTGTGGGACTGGCAGCTCCTCGCCGCCTGTCGCGGCGTCGACAGTTCGCTGTTCTTCCACCCGGAGGGAGAGCGGGGCGCGGCTCGCAGCGCCCGCGAGACCTCGGCCAAGGAAGTCTGCATGAGATGCCCGGTCCGGGCGCAGTGCGCGGCGCACGCGATGGCGGTCCGGGAGCCGTACGGGGTGTGGGGCGGGCTGACGGAGGACGAGCGCGAGGAGCTGATGGGGCGCGCCCGCACCCGGCTGGTCACGACCTCGGCGACGAACGGGCCGAGCGGGCCCGGCGCACCGGAAGCACCGGCCGCACCGAGCAGATCCGACGGGCCGGACGGCACGAACGGCGTGAACGGGTCGAGCGGGGCGGATCACGACTGACCCGTCACCACCTTTCGCAGAAACGTTCCTGCATTCGGTTCCCGCAGTCGCTGACGCATGCCCCGATGACGGATGCCCCGATCGCGCACCCGGCCGGGCCGGGCGGGCAGTGCGCGAGCGAAGGCAGGGGCGACGTGGGCGGGATGTGGAGGCGTCGGCCGCAGGCGCACGCACGGGCGGCGCGCAGGGGTGTCAGCGCGACGCGGCCCGCTCCAGCTCGTCCAGCGTGGCCGCCACCGCCGGGACCCTTGCCAGGTCGGGCAGGGTGAGCGCGACGATCTCGCGCCGTACGGCGGGCTCCACGGTGACTGTCCGGGCCGCCTTGGGCGCCACCGACTCCATGGCCAGTTCCGGCAGGAACGCGACCCCGAGCCCCGCCCCGACCAGCCCGATCACCGCCGGGTAGTCGTCCGTCGCGAAGTCGATACGGGGGGTGAACCCGGCCTTCTCGCAGGCGTCGACCAGCTGGTGGCGGCAGCGCGGGCAGCCCGCGATCCACGATTCGTCGGCGAGGTCCGCGATGGAGACGGTGTCGGCCCCGGCCAGCCGGTGGCCCTCGGGGAGCAGCCCGACGAGCCGGTCGGTGAGCAGCGGGCGTACGACCAGGTCGTCCCACTCGCCCTCGCCGGCGCCGCCCGTGGAGTCGTAACGGAAGGCCAGCGCCACGTCGCAGTCGCCGTCGCGCAGCATCTCGACGGAGCGCGGCGGTTCGGCGTCGACGAGCGAGACGCGGGTGCCGGGGTGGGCGGCGCGCAGCGCGGCCAGCGCGGCGGGGACCAGCGCGGAGCTTCCGCTGGGGAACGAGACCAGCCGGACCCGGCCGGCGCGCAGGCCCGCGATGGCCGCGACCTCCTCCTCGGCGGCCGTGAGTCCGGAGAGGATGCCCGCCGCGTGCCGGACCAGCGCCTCGCCGGCCTGGGTGAGCCGCATCGAGCGGCTGGTGCGGATCAGCAGGGTCGTGCCGACGGACGCTTCGAGGCCCTTCATCTGCTGGCTGACGGCCGGCTGCGTACAGCCCAGCTCCCGGGCGGCGGCGGAGAACGAGCCGGTGGTGGCGACGGCGCGCAGGACACGGAGGTGGCGTGCTTCGATCACCCTTCGACCATAAGCGATGCTTGGGGTATGGCGAAAATGAGCGGTCGGGCATTTGAGAGGCGTGGGCGGCGGGCGAGGGTTAGCGTGCCGTCATGAAACTTCTGACGGTGAATGTGGGACAGCCCATGACCGCCGGGTACACGGAGTCGCCCAGCGGGGCGACCGGCATCGACAAGCGGCCGGTGGACGGCCCGGTCGCGGTGCGCGATCCCGGCCCCAAGGGGGTCGGAGCCAGCGGTCTGGCCGGGGACACGGTCTGCGACCTGCGCCATCACGGCGGCAGCGACCAGGCCGTGTACGTGTACGCGCGGGAGGATCTCGACTTCTGGGAGCGCGAGTTGGGCCGTCCGCTGGCCAACGGCAGCTTCGGGGAGAACCTGACGACGTCGGGTGCCGATCTGAACGGGACGAAGATCGGGGAGCGCTGGCGGGTGGGCCCTGATCTGGTGCTGGAGGCGACCAGCGGCCGGATTCCGTGCCGTACGTTCGGCGGCTGGCTCGGTGAGCGGGGCTGGGTCCGGCGCTTCACCCGGCAGGGCGTGACCGGGGCGTACTTCCGGGTGCTGGTGCCGGGCGAGGTCCGCGCGGGCGACCCGATCGAGGTGCTGCA
Above is a window of Streptomyces sp. NBC_01498 DNA encoding:
- a CDS encoding LysR family transcriptional regulator — translated: MIEARHLRVLRAVATTGSFSAAARELGCTQPAVSQQMKGLEASVGTTLLIRTSRSMRLTQAGEALVRHAAGILSGLTAAEEEVAAIAGLRAGRVRLVSFPSGSSALVPAALAALRAAHPGTRVSLVDAEPPRSVEMLRDGDCDVALAFRYDSTGGAGEGEWDDLVVRPLLTDRLVGLLPEGHRLAGADTVSIADLADESWIAGCPRCRHQLVDACEKAGFTPRIDFATDDYPAVIGLVGAGLGVAFLPELAMESVAPKAARTVTVEPAVRREIVALTLPDLARVPAVAATLDELERAASR
- the nadE gene encoding ammonia-dependent NAD(+) synthetase is translated as MANLRERIQAELGVRAVIEPGAEIRRRVGFLKDFLRSTPATGYVLGISGGQDSTLTGRLCQLAAEELRAEGHEATFVAVRLPYGVQADEDDARIALEFVRPDRSIEVNVKPGADAVAAEAARGVRELLGDESRLRDFVRGNIKARERMVIQYAVAGQLGLLVVGTDHAAEAVTGFFTKYGDGGVDLTPLTGLTKRQGASLLRELGAPSSVWEKVPTADLEDDRPALPDEVALGLTYAEIDDYLEGAGVTPEVAARLESVFLATRHKRTVPVTPLDDWWRS
- the guaB gene encoding IMP dehydrogenase, which codes for MTANVDGVPGKFATLGLTYDDVLLLPGASDMAPDEIDTSSYLSKNVKVNIPLLSAAMDKVTEARMAIAMARQGGAGVLHRNLSIADQANQVDLVKRSESGMVTDPITVNPDATLGEADRLCAKFRISGVPVTDRAGKLLGIVTNRDMAFESDRTRQVREVMTPMPLVTGKVGISGVDAMELLRRHKIEKLPLVDDAGLLKGLITVKDFVKAEKYPNAAKDGEGRLIVGAAVGVAGDAYERAQALIEAGVDFIVVDTAHGHSRLVGDMVSKIKSNGSVDVVGGNIATRDGAQALIDAGVDGIKVGVGPGSICTTRVVAGIGVPQVTAIYEAALAAKAAGVPVIGDGGLQYSGDIAKALVAGADTVMLGSLLAGCEESPGELMFINGKQFKSYRGMGSLGAMQSRGDQRSFSKDRYFQEGVASDEKLVPEGIEGQVPYRGPLSSVVHQLTGGLRQSMFYVGGRTVPELQENGRFVRITSAGLKESHPHDIQMTVEAPNYTRR
- a CDS encoding response regulator transcription factor, translating into MTSVLVCDDSPLAREALRRAVATVPGVERVTTAANGEEVLRRWGADRSDLILMDVRMPGLGGVETVRRLLSADPGARIIMLTVAEDLDGVALAVAAGARGYLHKDASRAELRATVTQALADPTWRLAPRRLRSAEMGAAPTLTAREIQVLEGMSHGRSNAEIGRELFLSEDTVKTHARRLFKKLGASDRAHAVALGFRWGLVR
- a CDS encoding nucleotide sugar dehydrogenase, with product MPADLAVIGLGHLGLPLAQAAVAAGIETVGYDTDPRPVAELAAGRTPVDGSLAASEVRRMLAGGFRPTTNPTELGRVRTAVICAPTPLGPDRTLDLTAVGEAARALAARLRPHTTVLLESPAGPGTTEGFLRTILEEGSGLRAGRDFHLAYSPSRLDPGRRTHGHHNTPKVIGGLTPACTESAAAFYGRLTDKVVRARGPREAETVKLLETNFRHVNIALVNEMAVLCHDLGVDLWDVIRCAETKPFGFQAFRPGPGVGGHGVPMDPSYLPHAGRTPGHPLRMVGLAQEINTRMPQYVIQRCATLLNEHGKSARGARVLLLGVTYKQDHADQESSPATEIARRLMDLGAAVSYHDPHVPDWRVRELPVPRADSLYEAAAHADLTVLLQHHRTYDLQGLAVKAQLLLDTRGASPAGAAHRL
- a CDS encoding sigma-70 family RNA polymerase sigma factor; the protein is MRDDETTVIGALVHRAVEGDGQATHDLLARVHPLALRYCRTRLNRLPGDARHFVEDLAQEVCVAVLMALPRYKDTGRPFEAFVFAIAAHKVADLQRAAMRHPGSTAVPSDEMPERPDDSLGPEERALLSSDAEWAKKLLANLPDNQRELLVLRVAVGLTAEETGQMLGMSPGAVRVAQHRALSRLRALAEQ
- a CDS encoding glycerol-3-phosphate dehydrogenase/oxidase — translated: MRTATLGPEERATALAEMAERELDVLVVGAGVVGAGTALDAVTRGLSTGLVEARDWASGTSSRSSKLIHGGLRYLEMLDFGLVREALKERGLLLERLAPHLVKPVPFLYPLRHKGWERLYAGSGVALYDAMSVSAGHGRGLPTHRHLSRRNALRVAPALKKDALVGALQYYDAQMDDARYVATLVRTAASYGAHVASRARVVGFLREGERVVGARVRDVDAAGEYEIRAKQIVNATGVWTDDTQALIGERGQFHVRASKGIHLVVPKDRIHSSTGLILRTEKSVLFVIPWGRHWIVGTTDTDWDLDKAHPAASSADIDYLLQHVNEVLAVPLTRDDVEGVYAGLRPLLAGESDATSKLSREHTVAHPVPGMVVVAGGKYTTYRVMAKDAVDEAVHGLDQRVAACVTEDTPLLGAEGYRALWNARAGIAARTGLHVVRVEHLLNRYGAMVEEVLELIAADPRLGEPLGAAEDYLRAEIVYAASHEGARHLDDVLTRRTRISIETFDRGTLSARECAELMAPVLGWDRDQVDKEVEHYRKRVEAERESQRQPDDLTADAARLGAPDIVPL
- a CDS encoding GuaB3 family IMP dehydrogenase-related protein, coding for MTEIEIGRGKRGRRAYAFDDIAVVPSRRTRDPKEVSIAWQIDAYRFELPFLAAPMDSIVSPATAIRIGELGGLGVLNLEGLWTRYEDPQPLLDEIAGLDGATANRRLQEIYAAPIQEELIGRRIKEVRDSGVVTAAALSPQRTAQFSKAVVDAGVDIFVIRGTTVSAEHVSGAAEPLNLKQFIYELDVPVIVGGCATYTASLHLMRTGAAGVLVGFGGGAAHTTRNVLGIQVPMATAVADVAAARRDYMDESGGRYVHVIADGGVGWSGDLPKAVACGADAVMMGSPLARASDAPGNGHHWGMEAVHEDVPRGKLVDLGVVGTTEEVLTGPSHSPDGSMNFFGALKRAMATTGYSELKEFQRVEVTVADSQHSR
- a CDS encoding MOSC domain-containing protein, with translation MKLLTVNVGQPMTAGYTESPSGATGIDKRPVDGPVAVRDPGPKGVGASGLAGDTVCDLRHHGGSDQAVYVYAREDLDFWERELGRPLANGSFGENLTTSGADLNGTKIGERWRVGPDLVLEATSGRIPCRTFGGWLGERGWVRRFTRQGVTGAYFRVLVPGEVRAGDPIEVLHRPDHEVTVALAFRAATTERELLPRVLAAGEALHTEELRAAREYVRKYGGTVGDAVGDTVGNTVGSVESAGAV